The Calypte anna isolate BGI_N300 chromosome 2, bCalAnn1_v1.p, whole genome shotgun sequence genome includes a window with the following:
- the LOC103536108 gene encoding vasoactive intestinal polypeptide receptor 1, with protein MLRRMLSLCWLLLPRVEGIHPECKIFQQVVKEEALCLEKNESISSDIKGCSRDWDGLTCWPRAAFGEVVKVPCPRFFEEITNIHGFLQRNCTQEAFWSEPFPPYTIACGFDEGSSKGPEDQKSYYSAFWHVYTAGYAASVTSLITALIIFAAFRKFHCTRNYIHMHLFVSFILRAVAVFTKDAVLFADETMDHCLMSTVACKAAVAFFQFSILANFFWLLIEGIYLQTLLLLTFVSDKQYVWWFIYTGWGAPSAVIVAWVFTRIHRQNTGCWDDDENGIVLWIIKGPIMLSILINFIIFINVIRILVHKLKSQEGGGSHSSHFVRLAKSTLLLIPLFGVHYIVFAFFPESTGLEARLYIELGLGSFQGFVVALLYCFSNAEVQSELKKQLCKWQYQEYLNFTHKHGTLSRENSPVNYVTQLSLLEKVSPKRKTSVYQNGVTSV; from the exons ATGCTGCGGAGGATGCTAAGtttgtgctggctgctgctgccgcgG GTTGAGGGAATCCATCCAGAATGCAAGATATTCCAGCAGGTTGTGAAAGAAGAGGCTCTCTGCTTAGAAAAGAATGAATCTATTTCCTCTGATATTAAAG gatgtTCCAGAGATTGGGATGGTCTAACCTGCTGGCCCAGAGCTGCCTTTGGGGAAGTAGTTAAAGTTCCTTGTCCAAGATTTTTTGAAGAAATCACCAACATCCAcg GTTTCCTTCAGAGAAACTGTACTCAAGAAGCATTTTGGTCAGAACCATTCCCACCATACACCATTGCCTGTGGATTTGATGAAGGTTCCAGCAAAGGGCCTGAGGAtcag aAATCATATTACTCTGCATTTTGGCATGTCTACACTGCTGGCTATGCAGCATCAGTGACTTCACTCATTACAGCTCTAATTATCTTTGCTGCCTTCAG AAAATTCCACTGTACACGGAATTACATACACATGCACCTGTTTGTCTCCTTCATCCTGAGAGCAGTTGCTGTGTTCACCAAGGatgctgttttgtttgcagATGAAACTATGGACCACTGCCTAATGTCAACG GTTGCTTGTAAGGCTGCTGTGGCATTTTTCCAGTTTAGTATTTTAGCCAATTTCTTCTGGCTCCTTATAGAAGGGATATACCTGCAAACACTGCTTTTGCTGACCTTTGTTTCAGACAAGCAGTATGTCTGGTGGTTCATATATACTGGCTGGG GAGCTCCCAGTGCTGTGATAGTTGCTTGGGTCTTCACAAGAATCCATCGACAAAATACTGG ATGTTGGGATGATGATGAAAATGGAATCGTGTTGTGGATCATTAAAGGCCCCATTATGCTAAGCATATTA ATTAACTTTATTATATTCATTAATGTGATCAGAATTCTAGTACATAAATTGAAATCTcaagagggaggagggagccaTTCAAGCCACTTTGT GAGACTTGCTAAATCTACATTACTCCTGATTCCCCTCTTTGGAGTGCACTACattgtatttgcatttttcccAGAAAGCACTGGTCTGGAAGCTCGTCTTTATATTGAGTTGGGTTTGGGTTCTTTTCAG GGCTTTGTTGTTGCTCTTCTATATTGCTTCTCAAATGCAGAG GTTCAAAGTGAACTGAAGAAACAACTGTGCAAATGGCAGTATCAGGAATACCTGAACTTCACACACAAACATGGGACTCTGTCCAGAGAAAACAGTCCAGTCAACTATGTCACTCAGTTATCACTGCTTGAAAAAGTTAGtccaaaaaggaaaacttctgtGTACCAGAATGGTGTGACTTCTGTCTGA